A single Xylella taiwanensis DNA region contains:
- the yeiP gene encoding elongation factor P-like protein YeiP, translated as MKVSDIKKGSIVEYNNATYQIRDIQRSSPQGRGGNVRFRFIMYSVPGGTKLDASFDAEDTLTEVELLRRQASFSYKDGESFVFLDDEDYTLYTLGLEAIGDQAGYISEGLSGCYVQIIDAVPVALQLPQHVVLEVIETPPELKGGTATKRPKPAKLMTGIEIMVPEYITTGERILVNTTTGTFGGRAG; from the coding sequence ATGAAAGTCAGCGACATCAAAAAAGGCAGTATTGTCGAGTACAACAATGCCACCTACCAGATTAGAGATATCCAACGCAGTTCACCACAGGGACGGGGTGGTAATGTCCGCTTCCGCTTCATCATGTATAGCGTCCCCGGCGGTACCAAGTTAGACGCCAGTTTCGATGCCGAAGATACGCTGACCGAGGTGGAATTGCTGCGCCGCCAGGCCAGTTTCTCGTACAAGGACGGGGAGTCCTTCGTGTTCCTAGACGATGAGGATTACACCTTGTACACACTGGGCCTCGAAGCCATCGGTGATCAGGCCGGCTATATCAGCGAGGGGCTTTCCGGGTGCTACGTCCAGATCATTGATGCAGTGCCGGTCGCATTGCAGTTACCGCAACATGTGGTTCTTGAGGTGATCGAGACGCCTCCGGAACTGAAGGGAGGCACGGCCACCAAACGCCCCAAACCGGCGAAGCTCATGACGGGCATCGAGATTATGGTGCCGGAGTACATCACCACAGGCGAACGTATCCTGGTCAATACCACGACGGGCACGTTTGGCGGCCGTGCCGGCTGA